From the genome of Sulfurovum sp. NBC37-1, one region includes:
- a CDS encoding YebC/PmpR family DNA-binding transcriptional regulator, whose product MGRAFEYRKAAKMKRWGTMSRVFPKLGKIITMAAKEGGLDPDMNPKLRTAILNAKAQNMPKDNIDAAIKRAAAKDAADIKEITYDVKAHYGVQMIVECATDNHTRTVANVKAILNRNGGEMLTSGSLNFMFTKKAVFVFDKTDDMDLEELELDLIDYGLEEIEEDVEPQENGNDKAIVRIYGEFTSFGELSKALEDKGIEVKKATIEYIANTPVELDEKQLEEIEALIDKLEDDEDVQNVFTNIN is encoded by the coding sequence ATGGGTAGAGCGTTCGAATACCGTAAAGCGGCAAAGATGAAACGATGGGGGACCATGTCACGGGTCTTCCCGAAACTGGGCAAGATCATCACAATGGCAGCCAAAGAAGGCGGCCTTGACCCGGACATGAACCCGAAACTTCGTACAGCCATTCTCAATGCCAAAGCACAGAATATGCCAAAAGACAACATCGATGCAGCGATCAAAAGGGCCGCAGCCAAAGATGCTGCGGACATCAAAGAGATCACCTACGACGTGAAAGCACACTACGGTGTACAGATGATCGTAGAGTGTGCCACGGACAACCACACAAGAACCGTTGCCAATGTCAAGGCGATCCTAAACAGGAACGGCGGAGAGATGCTTACATCGGGATCACTCAATTTCATGTTCACAAAAAAAGCGGTATTCGTATTTGACAAGACAGACGATATGGACCTTGAAGAGCTTGAACTTGACCTCATAGATTACGGGCTTGAAGAAATAGAAGAGGATGTCGAACCACAGGAGAACGGTAACGATAAAGCCATCGTGAGAATTTACGGGGAATTCACTTCATTCGGAGAACTCTCCAAAGCACTTGAGGACAAAGGCATTGAAGTAAAAAAGGCGACCATCGAATACATCGCGAATACCCCTGTCGAACTCGATGAAAAGCAGCTCGAAGAGATCGAAGCACTTATCGATAAACTTGAAGATGATGAAGACGTCCAGAATGTCTTCACCAATATCAACTAA
- a CDS encoding 3D domain-containing protein encodes MYRKYSAFLLLLTVSTASLSAKGIVDCRVITGGTTECNPYSKRLLRAKEVIYDINKQKLIVTKTLPIPAKKPKLKVVSVVDMIEKYVHVEDSMRYRGSHDIVIKTTKEKEKYRRREEIIRRYKEIVEKIEKRKKEQKKKEIEEIQLVQETKQKFEEEQVKWQGYYTISKGDTLSTIAAKYGMKTKDLEALNQLEKDAKIRIGKKLLIPFSQEMIDAIATGEYKVQSDDTLISIAHKFNLKPKDVAKFNDLQTTALIRVGKTIQLPLPYRLKALEAKRKVKERERILAKALKKRKGSKLIRGFGKHKLRVTATAYSSHKGQTDKTPFLAAWNNRIRPGMKIIAVSRDLLARYGLHNGSKVRIAGLPGTYRVRDKMNKRYRKRIDIYMGINRRKALRWGRRSVILYW; translated from the coding sequence ATGTATAGAAAATATTCGGCTTTTTTGCTTCTTCTCACTGTTTCGACAGCTTCATTGTCCGCCAAGGGTATAGTGGATTGCAGGGTCATTACGGGCGGAACGACAGAGTGTAACCCATACAGTAAGAGATTGCTGAGAGCAAAAGAAGTCATCTATGACATTAACAAACAGAAACTCATTGTAACAAAAACCCTTCCCATCCCTGCCAAAAAACCAAAATTGAAAGTTGTTTCTGTTGTCGATATGATCGAGAAGTATGTGCATGTAGAAGATTCCATGCGTTATAGAGGCTCCCATGATATCGTCATCAAAACGACCAAAGAGAAAGAAAAATATAGGAGAAGAGAAGAAATTATACGTAGATATAAAGAAATTGTTGAAAAAATAGAAAAACGAAAAAAAGAACAAAAGAAAAAAGAGATTGAAGAGATCCAACTTGTTCAGGAAACCAAACAAAAATTTGAAGAAGAACAAGTAAAATGGCAGGGTTATTATACCATTTCCAAAGGGGATACGCTCAGTACTATCGCTGCAAAGTATGGTATGAAGACCAAGGATCTAGAGGCACTGAATCAGTTAGAGAAAGATGCGAAAATAAGGATCGGTAAAAAACTGCTGATTCCTTTCTCCCAGGAGATGATAGATGCGATCGCTACGGGAGAATATAAAGTTCAAAGTGATGATACCCTTATCTCTATTGCACACAAATTCAATCTCAAGCCTAAGGATGTAGCCAAGTTCAACGACCTGCAAACTACTGCACTCATCCGTGTTGGAAAAACGATACAGCTGCCTTTGCCTTACAGGCTAAAAGCACTTGAAGCTAAAAGAAAAGTGAAGGAAAGAGAGAGAATACTTGCAAAAGCATTAAAAAAAAGAAAGGGTTCAAAACTAATCCGTGGGTTTGGGAAACATAAGCTCAGGGTCACTGCCACAGCATACAGTTCACATAAGGGCCAAACAGATAAAACACCGTTTCTGGCCGCATGGAACAATCGTATACGACCGGGTATGAAGATCATTGCAGTTTCAAGGGATCTATTGGCAAGGTATGGCCTGCATAACGGATCGAAAGTAAGGATCGCCGGACTTCCCGGTACCTACAGGGTACGCGATAAAATGAACAAACGATACAGAAAACGTATCGATATTTATATGGGAATAAACAGGAGAAAAGCTCTGCGCTGGGGCAGACGAAGTGTTATACTCTATTGGTAG
- the thrC gene encoding threonine synthase, whose translation MQFIETRGNDGKKPSSVQFSEAILSPSASFGGLYVPQTLPELDKDFLTSHLSSHYKTLALDFLDRFGIDIAKEVLESAVNRYDGFDDPENPVPVVQIENDCFVSELYHGQTRAFKDMALQPFGYILSKTAQKRGENYLIMAATSGDTGPATLETFKNQANIKVACLYPDGGTSDVQRLQMVTEDAENLKVIGVKGNFDDTQHALKELLASDDFKAELEARGIKLSAANSVNFGRIIFQIIYHIHSYLELIRQKAVSMGEEVYMVVPSGNFGNALGAYYAKKAGLPVKKILIASNINNILTDWINTGIYDISDRELILTESPAMDILKSSNIERVMFDKFGAERTKELMEELNMNKRFALTSEELVSLQEDFSATYSSDEEGEAVIAEYAGKGYIMDPHTATCLKAYENLREEKIPTILYSTAEWTKFSTTVAKALGHPVENDLEALAWVSQNANVTVPSMINDLFSKPVIHNIIVKKEDIKGEMLNFL comes from the coding sequence ATGCAATTTATTGAGACACGGGGAAATGACGGGAAGAAGCCGTCATCCGTACAGTTTTCAGAAGCGATACTCAGCCCGAGTGCCAGTTTTGGAGGACTTTACGTTCCTCAAACACTTCCGGAGCTGGATAAAGATTTTTTAACCAGCCATCTTTCCAGCCACTATAAAACTCTGGCGCTCGATTTTCTCGACAGATTTGGCATCGATATTGCCAAAGAGGTACTTGAATCAGCCGTGAACCGTTATGACGGTTTTGACGATCCCGAAAACCCGGTACCGGTGGTTCAGATCGAAAATGACTGTTTCGTCTCTGAGCTTTACCATGGGCAGACACGTGCCTTCAAAGACATGGCATTGCAGCCTTTCGGATACATTCTGAGCAAAACGGCACAGAAGAGAGGCGAGAACTATCTGATCATGGCGGCTACCAGTGGAGATACAGGGCCTGCAACGCTTGAAACGTTCAAGAACCAGGCGAACATCAAGGTAGCATGTCTCTACCCGGATGGAGGGACTTCCGATGTCCAGAGACTGCAAATGGTCACTGAAGATGCCGAAAACCTCAAAGTGATCGGTGTCAAAGGGAACTTCGATGACACACAGCATGCGCTGAAAGAACTGCTGGCTTCTGACGATTTCAAAGCGGAACTCGAAGCACGCGGTATCAAACTTTCCGCGGCCAATTCCGTAAACTTTGGACGTATCATTTTCCAGATCATTTACCATATCCACTCCTACCTTGAACTGATCAGACAGAAAGCTGTTTCCATGGGCGAAGAGGTCTATATGGTCGTTCCGAGCGGGAACTTCGGGAATGCGCTGGGTGCATACTATGCCAAGAAAGCGGGTCTGCCTGTTAAGAAGATACTGATTGCTTCCAATATCAACAACATCCTGACTGACTGGATCAATACAGGTATCTACGATATCAGCGACAGAGAGCTGATCCTGACCGAATCGCCTGCTATGGATATTCTGAAGAGTTCCAATATCGAACGTGTGATGTTCGACAAGTTCGGTGCCGAGCGGACCAAAGAGCTGATGGAAGAGCTGAATATGAACAAAAGGTTTGCGTTGACTTCAGAAGAGCTGGTATCGCTCCAGGAAGATTTTTCTGCAACATACTCGAGTGACGAGGAAGGTGAAGCTGTGATCGCGGAATATGCCGGAAAAGGGTACATTATGGACCCACATACGGCAACCTGTCTTAAAGCCTATGAAAACCTGAGAGAAGAGAAGATACCGACGATCCTCTACTCCACGGCTGAATGGACAAAGTTCAGTACAACGGTAGCCAAAGCACTTGGACATCCGGTTGAAAATGACCTCGAAGCGCTGGCATGGGTATCGCAGAATGCCAATGTTACGGTGCCTTCCATGATCAATGACCTTTTCAGCAAACCGGTAATTCATAATATAATTGTAAAGAAAGAGGATATAAAAGGAGAGATGTTGAACTTCCTGTAG
- a CDS encoding EAL domain-containing protein has protein sequence MKLIEKLHSRVDNVYLLFTFFVLLLLFLFFYLLQGDRHIRHYDEYRQVLQEMNSLEHRLDSIFFKKYRYLDHDETSRISKQFDEKISFLKKSALKKEFGEHIYGDFMAIKKAYDQKNDLLIRFETVNANLTNSIHTMYDLKREITRLHKNDAENLDLINGLFFQVGKIYMGLPYDKAMFNNSLALLKVCSSKDKLYQYLCLHIENFAANVTKLNAIIEKNSHIRLASKIIHLSNEMNLVYNDVREEQKMIGIGFFVLAFLMLFLLILSYIRVKKNAKELLAFRYAIENSDNVIVITDAQRHIEYVNDAFELRTGYKKEEVLGENPNILKSDLVSPEIYKNLNETLDSGEKWQGELINKRKDGSLIYEKVSIVPIFMDGELIQYLAIKLDVTAYIRQQKILQQAATVYENIGDGIVITDENKKIISINPAFSDLFGYTKEELVGKEPMIIMSLKEDKVFYGNMWHQLLTAGRWSGRVENVTKDGKVLPVWLTIAVVRNEKQDIQNYIAIYTNLEEIIKMETKANYLAYHDSLTGLPNRSSFEMRINEILSVADIEKDKIAVLFIDLDRFKVINDTLGHHIGDEMLIELAHRIQTQLDNDTLLARIGGDEFVVIMKLKMHKKEAGEQAEKLLDVIREPIDIQNYHLNTTASIGIAIYPDDGKDKNEIVKHADSAMYHAKEKGKDTFQFYTKQLSLDVEARLNLEQELLHAIERKELLLHFQPQYALESRNIIGVEALLRWKNEQLGIVSPEKFIGIAEETGLIVSIGYFVFEEACKTYMHWQKEGIDIDSISINMSSIQFREEDIFERLQEIILRIGIPAHKIEIEITERFIMEYSTINLTILEDLRNIGCKISIDDFGTGYSSMSYLKRLALDTIKIDKSFITDLPHDSHDAMVSKAIIALSKSLGYQVIAEGIETPEQEAFLKKNGCDIGQGFYFAKPMTSEDFISFFNEYKQNKTIK, from the coding sequence ATGAAACTCATAGAAAAATTGCACAGCAGGGTAGATAATGTTTATCTGCTTTTTACTTTTTTTGTCCTCCTCCTTCTTTTTCTCTTTTTTTATCTGCTTCAGGGGGATCGGCATATACGCCATTATGATGAGTATCGGCAAGTCCTCCAGGAGATGAATTCACTTGAACACCGGTTGGATTCGATCTTCTTTAAAAAATATCGATACTTGGACCATGATGAGACAAGTCGTATTTCCAAACAGTTCGATGAGAAGATAAGTTTCCTTAAAAAGAGTGCATTAAAAAAGGAGTTTGGGGAACATATCTATGGTGACTTCATGGCTATTAAAAAGGCTTATGACCAAAAAAATGATCTTCTGATACGCTTTGAAACAGTGAATGCAAACCTGACCAATTCTATACATACAATGTATGATCTGAAAAGAGAGATTACTCGTTTACATAAGAATGATGCTGAAAATCTCGATCTGATTAATGGACTCTTCTTTCAGGTAGGAAAAATCTATATGGGGCTGCCATATGACAAGGCAATGTTCAACAATTCACTAGCTTTACTTAAGGTATGTAGCAGTAAAGATAAACTGTACCAATATCTCTGCCTGCATATTGAAAACTTTGCTGCCAATGTCACAAAACTGAATGCGATCATAGAAAAGAATTCCCATATAAGGCTTGCTAGCAAAATCATCCATCTGTCAAACGAGATGAATCTGGTTTATAATGATGTTCGTGAAGAACAAAAAATGATAGGTATAGGCTTCTTTGTACTTGCCTTTCTCATGTTGTTTCTTCTGATCCTCAGTTATATTCGTGTCAAAAAGAATGCCAAGGAGTTGCTGGCTTTCCGTTATGCCATCGAGAACAGTGACAATGTTATTGTGATCACAGATGCTCAGCGGCATATAGAATATGTTAATGATGCATTTGAACTACGCACAGGATACAAAAAAGAAGAGGTGCTTGGAGAAAATCCAAATATCCTTAAATCTGATCTTGTAAGCCCGGAGATTTATAAAAACCTGAATGAAACACTCGACAGTGGAGAGAAATGGCAGGGTGAACTGATCAACAAAAGAAAAGACGGTTCCCTCATTTATGAAAAGGTTTCTATTGTTCCGATCTTCATGGATGGTGAACTTATACAATACCTGGCCATCAAGCTCGATGTTACAGCGTATATCAGACAGCAGAAGATCCTGCAGCAGGCTGCAACAGTCTATGAAAATATCGGGGATGGCATAGTTATTACAGATGAAAACAAAAAAATTATATCAATCAATCCTGCATTTTCTGATCTTTTTGGTTATACGAAAGAGGAGCTGGTGGGTAAAGAACCGATGATAATCATGTCTTTGAAAGAAGATAAGGTTTTTTATGGAAATATGTGGCATCAGCTGCTTACAGCAGGCAGATGGTCAGGGCGAGTTGAAAATGTAACGAAAGATGGAAAGGTACTTCCAGTATGGCTTACTATAGCAGTTGTAAGAAATGAAAAACAGGACATACAGAACTATATTGCTATCTATACAAACCTTGAAGAGATTATCAAAATGGAGACTAAAGCCAACTATCTGGCTTATCATGACAGTTTGACTGGTTTGCCCAATCGATCAAGTTTTGAAATGAGGATCAATGAAATATTGTCAGTAGCTGATATTGAGAAAGATAAGATAGCCGTTCTTTTTATCGATCTGGACCGATTTAAAGTGATCAATGACACTTTAGGACACCATATAGGTGATGAAATGCTCATTGAGCTTGCACACCGTATTCAGACCCAGCTTGATAACGACACTTTACTCGCACGTATAGGTGGGGACGAGTTCGTTGTAATAATGAAACTGAAAATGCATAAGAAAGAAGCCGGAGAGCAGGCTGAGAAGTTGCTGGATGTCATTCGTGAGCCTATTGACATACAGAACTATCATCTTAATACAACAGCAAGTATCGGCATTGCGATCTATCCGGATGATGGTAAAGATAAAAATGAGATCGTCAAGCATGCGGATTCAGCAATGTACCATGCCAAGGAAAAAGGGAAAGATACTTTTCAGTTCTATACCAAACAGTTGTCACTGGATGTGGAAGCGAGGCTAAATCTTGAGCAGGAACTGCTTCATGCAATAGAGCGTAAAGAGTTGCTACTTCATTTTCAGCCGCAATATGCACTTGAAAGCAGAAATATCATTGGGGTAGAAGCACTGTTACGCTGGAAGAATGAACAACTGGGTATCGTTTCTCCGGAGAAATTTATCGGTATTGCAGAAGAGACGGGTCTTATTGTCAGTATAGGCTATTTTGTATTTGAAGAGGCGTGTAAAACGTATATGCATTGGCAAAAAGAAGGTATCGATATTGACAGTATCTCCATCAATATGTCAAGTATCCAGTTCCGGGAAGAGGATATATTTGAAAGACTGCAGGAGATTATACTGCGTATTGGTATTCCAGCACATAAGATAGAAATAGAGATCACAGAACGTTTCATTATGGAGTATTCGACGATCAATCTTACTATTCTGGAAGACCTGCGTAACATTGGATGCAAGATATCAATCGATGATTTCGGAACAGGCTATTCATCGATGAGTTATCTTAAAAGACTGGCACTTGATACGATCAAGATCGATAAATCCTTTATCACGGATCTGCCTCATGATTCCCATGATGCCATGGTCTCCAAAGCGATCATTGCACTTTCTAAAAGTTTAGGTTACCAGGTTATTGCAGAAGGTATAGAGACACCAGAACAGGAAGCATTCCTGAAAAAAAACGGCTGTGATATTGGCCAGGGCTTTTATTTTGCAAAACCTATGACTTCAGAAGATTTTATTTCTTTTTTCAATGAGTATAAGCAGAATAAAACAATAAAATAG
- a CDS encoding cytochrome-c peroxidase: MKFTNIFLLTFLVFSMVLSAPIKPLPQSVKVDRKKVVLGHKLFFDPRLSQDGTVSCASCHDLENGGDDGRKFSIGVGGKRGNINSPTVYNAVFNFRQFWDGRAEDLKAQVFGPIENPVEMNMTMAQTVDTLKKDPMYVSEFAKVYSDGITQENVADAIAEYEKTLITPNAPFDRYLKGEKNAISPEVEEGYKLFESKGCIVCHNGINVGGNFYNKFGIFKDANSSALGRYNITKREEDKYVFKVPSLRNVALTAPYMHDGRAHTLKEAVEIMSEHQLGRYMTEDEIMKIVAFLKSLTGEIPQSVKKRN; this comes from the coding sequence ATGAAGTTTACAAACATTTTTTTACTGACTTTCTTAGTATTCAGTATGGTGTTGTCTGCTCCTATCAAACCGCTTCCCCAAAGTGTGAAAGTAGATCGCAAAAAGGTAGTTTTAGGACATAAGCTTTTTTTCGATCCCCGTTTGTCACAGGACGGGACAGTTTCCTGTGCCAGCTGTCATGATCTTGAAAATGGAGGAGATGATGGCCGGAAATTCTCTATAGGTGTGGGTGGAAAGAGGGGAAATATCAACTCTCCCACCGTTTACAATGCCGTCTTTAATTTCCGTCAATTCTGGGATGGCCGTGCCGAAGATCTTAAAGCACAGGTCTTCGGACCGATAGAGAATCCCGTAGAAATGAATATGACCATGGCGCAGACCGTGGATACATTGAAAAAAGATCCGATGTATGTTTCGGAGTTCGCAAAGGTTTATTCTGATGGCATTACGCAGGAGAATGTAGCCGATGCCATTGCGGAGTATGAAAAAACGCTTATTACACCCAACGCACCTTTTGACCGCTATCTAAAAGGAGAAAAGAATGCTATAAGCCCGGAGGTCGAAGAGGGATACAAACTCTTCGAGTCCAAAGGATGTATCGTCTGCCATAACGGTATCAATGTAGGAGGGAATTTTTATAACAAGTTCGGTATTTTCAAAGATGCCAACAGCAGTGCCCTGGGACGTTACAACATTACCAAACGGGAAGAGGACAAATATGTCTTTAAGGTACCGTCACTGAGAAATGTGGCCTTGACTGCTCCCTATATGCATGACGGCCGGGCACATACGCTCAAAGAGGCTGTTGAGATTATGTCGGAGCACCAGCTTGGCAGGTATATGACGGAGGATGAGATCATGAAGATCGTTGCCTTTCTCAAGTCATTAACAGGTGAGATACCTCAAAGTGTCAAAAAGAGGAACTGA
- the argB gene encoding acetylglutamate kinase: protein MKHKIDVVKTLLDALPFIKKFSNEKIVVKYGGAAQTSAELKEQFAQDIVLLHLVGMKPIIVHGGGKSITQLLADLGVDTTFIDGQRVTTKEVMRIVEMVLSGEINKEIVSLLDNHGAKAIGISGKDGGFLKGMPKDFENFGYTGLIEDIDPEIVDNIIDDDAVPVIAPIAGSNILGHPGFNINADLAASRIAVALEARKILFLTDTPGVLDKEMELITNLSIEQTEALKEDGTIQGGMVPKVDACIEALRGGVKKAHIIDGRVEHSLLLEILTSSGVGTCIEL from the coding sequence ATGAAACACAAGATCGATGTTGTAAAAACGCTGCTTGATGCCCTTCCTTTCATCAAAAAATTCTCCAATGAAAAGATCGTTGTCAAATATGGCGGTGCCGCACAGACAAGTGCCGAGCTAAAAGAACAGTTCGCACAGGACATCGTCCTGCTGCACCTGGTAGGGATGAAACCCATCATCGTGCATGGTGGAGGTAAAAGCATTACCCAGCTTTTAGCAGACCTCGGGGTTGATACGACGTTCATTGACGGTCAGCGTGTGACGACCAAAGAAGTGATGCGTATTGTTGAAATGGTACTTTCGGGTGAAATCAATAAAGAGATCGTTTCGCTTTTGGACAATCATGGGGCCAAAGCTATAGGGATCTCCGGAAAGGACGGTGGTTTTCTCAAAGGAATGCCGAAGGATTTCGAGAATTTCGGCTATACAGGACTGATAGAAGATATCGATCCGGAGATCGTCGACAATATCATCGATGATGATGCTGTGCCTGTGATCGCTCCTATTGCAGGCAGCAACATTCTGGGGCATCCGGGATTCAATATCAATGCGGACCTGGCTGCAAGCAGGATCGCTGTTGCATTGGAAGCACGAAAGATACTTTTCCTGACGGATACGCCGGGTGTACTGGACAAAGAGATGGAACTCATCACCAATCTGAGTATTGAGCAGACAGAAGCACTGAAAGAAGACGGTACCATACAGGGCGGTATGGTTCCCAAGGTTGATGCCTGTATTGAGGCACTCAGAGGTGGCGTGAAAAAAGCACATATTATCGACGGACGTGTTGAACACTCTCTTTTACTGGAGATCTTGACCAGTTCAGGTGTCGGGACCTGTATAGAACTATAA
- a CDS encoding tetraacyldisaccharide 4'-kinase: MSVTHAYEQMLFHPRWYHYPVILLLLPLSILYGSWMLFRRIFARKKDFGIPIVSIGNLIVGGSGKTPFVIALASRYSDVAVISRGYGRKSNGLVEVSRRGKILVPVEQSGDEALLMALSLPGASVIVSEDRHEAIALATGQGAKLIILDDGFNRVEIEKFEILLEPEQINNPFPFPSGPFREFSFSKKYADLVLKEKEDFERIVSYEDLTEKMVLVTAISNPQRLDPYLPAGVIGKVYLEDHAYFEKEMLEKILKEYDAQSLLVTEKDYVKMTNFKLPVSKTKLKLKIKNEIFEKIDRYIKARH; this comes from the coding sequence GTGTCAGTGACCCATGCCTATGAGCAGATGCTCTTTCATCCCCGATGGTACCACTATCCTGTCATCCTGCTATTACTTCCGCTCTCTATTTTGTATGGAAGTTGGATGCTGTTCCGTAGAATATTTGCTCGCAAAAAAGATTTTGGTATTCCTATTGTCAGTATAGGAAATCTCATTGTCGGAGGAAGCGGTAAAACCCCTTTTGTCATTGCGCTTGCATCCCGTTACAGTGACGTTGCGGTCATTTCACGCGGATACGGCAGGAAGAGCAACGGACTGGTCGAGGTGAGCCGGAGGGGAAAGATACTTGTTCCCGTCGAGCAGAGCGGGGATGAGGCACTGCTGATGGCACTTTCCCTTCCCGGTGCTTCGGTCATAGTAAGCGAGGACAGGCATGAAGCGATCGCTTTGGCAACGGGGCAGGGGGCGAAGCTCATCATTCTTGATGACGGTTTCAACCGGGTGGAGATCGAAAAGTTTGAAATTCTTCTGGAACCTGAGCAGATAAACAATCCTTTCCCCTTTCCCTCCGGGCCTTTCAGGGAATTCTCCTTTAGCAAGAAATATGCAGATTTGGTACTGAAAGAGAAGGAAGATTTTGAAAGAATTGTAAGTTATGAAGACCTTACGGAGAAGATGGTTCTGGTCACGGCTATTTCCAATCCGCAGCGCCTTGATCCTTACCTTCCTGCAGGAGTAATCGGGAAGGTTTATCTGGAGGATCATGCCTATTTTGAAAAGGAGATGCTTGAAAAAATATTGAAAGAGTATGATGCCCAGAGTCTTCTTGTTACGGAAAAGGATTATGTCAAAATGACGAACTTTAAGTTACCTGTCTCCAAAACTAAGTTAAAATTAAAGATAAAAAATGAGATTTTTGAAAAAATCGACAGATATATCAAAGCCCGTCACTAG
- a CDS encoding ferritin-like domain-containing protein — translation MNIYELLEEAILTDEIALKEQLTLQCLEYCTKNDVSNVDFTPKHFEKPSYASKCRIVDPRELPARKDYDTNEGLATLIHAIAHIEYSAIDLALDAVYRFPGMPVEYKIDWLEVAHDEIRHYKMLGELLEEVGYSYGDFPVHCGLFDAAEHTAGSVLDRMAIVPRYYEASGLDVNPQIIKKLENKRKNPVVAKLIEALDIIYDEEIVHVHKGDKWFKYLCEKNGLDESVYFDILERYRLLGKHRPHINVNARKEAGFTCSEILKLGAKQCQ, via the coding sequence CTGATGAGATCGCCCTGAAAGAGCAGTTGACGCTTCAGTGTTTGGAGTATTGTACCAAAAATGACGTTAGTAATGTTGATTTCACTCCAAAGCACTTTGAAAAGCCTTCCTATGCCTCCAAATGTCGGATCGTTGACCCGAGAGAACTGCCTGCGAGAAAAGACTATGATACCAACGAAGGGCTGGCAACACTGATCCATGCCATTGCACACATTGAATACTCTGCCATAGACCTTGCACTCGATGCGGTCTATCGCTTTCCTGGGATGCCTGTCGAATACAAGATCGACTGGCTGGAAGTAGCACATGACGAGATACGACACTACAAGATGCTTGGTGAATTGCTGGAAGAAGTAGGGTACAGTTATGGGGATTTTCCCGTTCACTGCGGGCTGTTCGATGCGGCTGAGCATACGGCAGGTTCCGTGCTTGACCGTATGGCGATCGTACCGCGCTATTATGAAGCTTCAGGATTGGATGTCAACCCGCAGATCATCAAAAAGTTGGAGAACAAGCGAAAAAATCCTGTTGTGGCAAAGCTGATCGAAGCGCTCGATATCATCTATGATGAAGAGATCGTCCATGTCCATAAAGGAGATAAATGGTTTAAGTATCTCTGTGAGAAAAACGGTCTGGACGAAAGTGTCTATTTTGACATACTTGAACGCTACAGACTTTTGGGCAAGCACCGTCCCCACATCAATGTGAATGCAAGGAAAGAAGCGGGGTTCACCTGCAGCGAGATTTTGAAGCTGGGTGCGAAACAGTGTCAGTGA